From Chryseobacterium sp. H1D6B, a single genomic window includes:
- a CDS encoding glycoside hydrolase family 13 protein, producing the protein MKKIYTIFALSAAVVAFSQSKTLERVEPAFWWKGMKNPQLQILVYGKNIADHEIELSDGVQIKNIQKVENPNYVFLTVNTNEINVSKFKINIKKGKKNIDSYPYELKQRIQNSADRGSFSSKDVMYLIMPDRFADGDTSNDSSPKLIEKADRNLPNGRHGGDLKGIINNIDYIQKLGATAVWLTPVNEDNEKVYSYHGYAQTDLYKIDARYGTNEEYRDLSRELNKRNMKLVMDYVTNHWGVSHWIIKDLPSKDWIHWFNEGEKGFYRSNYKTTTQFDTNASEIDKKYALDGWFDTTMPDINQKNPLVLKYLTQNAIWWIEYAELGGFRVDTYPYNDKEAMAKWAEAITDEYPKFNIVGETWLNTAGYISAWQKNSKTGEAANYNSNLPSVMDFMLYDDMAKAFKEKEGWDSGLNKLYNVFASDFLYPDINNVMVFFENHDTERWNEIFNADPQVYKMALTLISTVRGIPQLYYGSEVGMRGDKNKGGDADIRRDFPGGWKSDKQNAFNPSSQTAGQKEFYQFTQKLLNWRKGKEVIHIGKTKNYIPLNNIFVYFRYNEKESVMVVMNNNTKDEVLPLSRFQESLQGFTAGKEVVSGKEFSLQNSLTLPAKTSMIIELQK; encoded by the coding sequence ATGAAAAAAATATATACAATTTTCGCTCTTTCAGCGGCGGTGGTTGCTTTTTCTCAATCAAAAACTTTAGAAAGAGTAGAGCCTGCTTTTTGGTGGAAAGGAATGAAAAATCCTCAACTGCAGATTCTGGTCTATGGAAAGAATATAGCAGATCATGAAATTGAACTTTCAGACGGAGTTCAGATTAAAAACATTCAAAAAGTTGAAAATCCAAATTATGTTTTTCTTACCGTCAATACGAACGAAATCAATGTTTCTAAGTTTAAAATCAATATAAAAAAAGGAAAGAAAAATATAGATTCTTACCCTTATGAATTAAAACAGAGGATACAAAATTCTGCAGACCGCGGGTCTTTTTCGTCAAAAGATGTTATGTATCTGATTATGCCGGACAGATTTGCTGATGGCGACACATCCAACGACTCCAGTCCGAAACTTATTGAAAAAGCAGACCGTAATCTTCCCAACGGCAGACACGGCGGAGATTTAAAAGGAATTATCAACAATATTGATTATATCCAAAAACTCGGGGCAACCGCCGTATGGCTTACCCCCGTGAATGAAGACAATGAAAAAGTCTATTCCTATCACGGATATGCACAGACCGATCTGTATAAAATTGACGCCCGCTACGGAACTAATGAAGAGTACCGCGATCTTTCCAGAGAACTGAATAAAAGAAATATGAAACTGGTGATGGATTATGTGACCAACCACTGGGGAGTTTCGCACTGGATCATAAAAGATCTGCCTTCAAAAGACTGGATCCACTGGTTTAACGAAGGTGAAAAAGGTTTCTACAGATCCAATTATAAAACAACCACTCAGTTTGATACCAATGCGTCAGAAATTGATAAAAAATACGCGCTGGACGGATGGTTTGATACCACAATGCCGGATATTAATCAAAAAAATCCTTTAGTTTTAAAATATCTGACCCAAAATGCCATCTGGTGGATAGAATATGCCGAGCTAGGAGGTTTCCGTGTAGATACCTATCCTTACAACGACAAAGAAGCCATGGCCAAATGGGCAGAAGCGATCACCGATGAATACCCCAAATTCAATATTGTAGGTGAAACCTGGCTGAATACGGCAGGATACATTTCTGCATGGCAGAAAAATTCAAAAACGGGAGAAGCAGCGAATTACAATTCCAATCTTCCTTCCGTAATGGATTTTATGCTGTATGATGATATGGCGAAAGCTTTTAAAGAAAAAGAAGGCTGGGACAGCGGACTGAATAAATTATACAATGTTTTCGCCAGTGATTTCCTCTATCCGGATATCAATAACGTAATGGTATTTTTCGAAAACCATGATACCGAAAGATGGAACGAGATTTTTAATGCTGATCCTCAAGTTTATAAAATGGCTTTAACCCTTATTTCTACTGTCCGCGGTATTCCGCAGCTCTATTACGGTTCTGAGGTGGGAATGAGAGGGGATAAGAATAAAGGAGGTGATGCCGATATACGCAGAGATTTCCCGGGAGGCTGGAAGTCTGACAAACAAAATGCTTTTAATCCGTCATCTCAAACTGCCGGACAGAAAGAATTTTATCAGTTTACCCAAAAATTACTGAACTGGAGAAAAGGAAAAGAAGTCATTCATATTGGAAAAACTAAAAATTATATTCCCCTGAATAATATTTTCGTTTATTTCAGATACAATGAAAAAGAAAGTGTAATGGTAGTTATGAATAACAATACAAAAGATGAGGTACTTCCATTATCCAGATTTCAGGAATCATTACAAGGGTTTACAGCAGGAAAAGAAGTGGTGTCCGGAAAAGAATTTTCCTTACAGAACAGCTTAACCTTACCAGCAAAAACTTCGATGATCATTGAATTACAAAAATAG
- a CDS encoding nuclear transport factor 2 family protein: protein MKKIKIIYSVLVFLLSFALFTAQSKFEKDQVAINTMLDGFNTAAAKADFNAYFNYFADESTFIGTDATEVWDKKAFMVWAKPHFDKKKTWNFTSIKRHTYFSRDGKLAWFDELLDTQMKICRGSGVLEKINGVWKVKQYVLSMTVPNEAVDKVVSEKAPIEDALIQQLKTQK, encoded by the coding sequence ATGAAAAAAATAAAAATCATTTATTCTGTATTAGTCTTTTTATTGAGTTTTGCTTTGTTTACGGCACAATCTAAATTTGAAAAAGACCAGGTCGCTATCAATACGATGCTGGATGGATTTAATACAGCCGCCGCGAAAGCAGATTTTAATGCCTATTTCAATTATTTTGCTGATGAATCTACCTTTATAGGAACCGATGCAACGGAAGTTTGGGATAAAAAAGCCTTTATGGTCTGGGCTAAACCTCATTTTGATAAAAAAAAAACCTGGAATTTTACATCCATTAAAAGACATACCTATTTTAGCAGAGACGGTAAGCTGGCTTGGTTTGACGAACTGCTGGATACCCAGATGAAGATCTGCCGCGGTTCAGGCGTTCTTGAAAAAATAAACGGTGTTTGGAAAGTCAAGCAGTACGTGCTTTCTATGACCGTTCCGAATGAGGCAGTGGATAAAGTAGTTTCCGAAAAGGCTCCCATTGAAGATGCTTTAATACAGCAGTTAAAAACACAAAAATGA
- a CDS encoding MFS transporter, producing the protein MKTSHSTFSKKVKPNLSMPQIINMSMGFLGIQMAFGLQNGNASRILANLGADVHELSWFWLVAPITGLIVQPIIGHMGDNTWSPLGRRKPYFLIGAVLCAIGLVMLPNAASVTHLLAANALLLAVIFLAMMDASVNIAMEPFRALVGDMLPKHQGTLGFSVQTILIGIGAVVGSYLPSLLTKLGVSNEASEGFVADNVIYSFYAGAGLLLLTILYTIITTKEYSPEEFAAFDDGKEAAEEKSKFSDIFKDFANIPVQMKKLGIVQFFSWFALFTMWVFTTSALATHHFGLSPDDTHSKAFNQAGDLTGELFGMYNLWAIPFAFLLTPIAKKIGKKQTHALALVFGGLGLISMYFIKDKSLLWISMIGLGFAWASILAMPYAMLIEVIPQRKMGVYMGIFNFFIVIPQIINGLFGGPIVSGIFGDYAIDYVVVGGVCMLIGAVVTMIFIKSEDETPKEIQKEIQQVHF; encoded by the coding sequence ATGAAAACATCTCACAGTACATTTTCAAAAAAAGTAAAACCTAATTTATCCATGCCTCAGATTATCAATATGAGCATGGGTTTTTTGGGGATCCAGATGGCGTTCGGTTTACAAAATGGCAATGCCAGCCGGATACTTGCCAATCTTGGAGCAGATGTTCATGAATTATCATGGTTCTGGTTGGTAGCACCAATCACCGGACTTATTGTGCAGCCGATTATCGGACATATGGGTGATAATACCTGGAGTCCGTTGGGAAGAAGAAAACCTTATTTCCTGATTGGTGCTGTTCTATGCGCCATAGGATTGGTTATGCTCCCGAATGCCGCTTCTGTCACTCATCTTCTCGCAGCCAACGCTCTTTTGCTGGCTGTAATCTTTCTAGCCATGATGGATGCTTCCGTTAATATCGCGATGGAGCCTTTCAGAGCTTTGGTAGGAGATATGCTTCCGAAACATCAGGGAACTTTAGGGTTCTCTGTCCAGACGATATTAATAGGAATAGGAGCTGTGGTAGGATCTTATCTGCCGAGTCTTCTTACTAAATTAGGCGTATCTAATGAGGCATCAGAAGGTTTTGTGGCTGATAATGTGATTTACTCTTTTTACGCAGGAGCAGGCCTGTTGCTGCTGACGATACTTTACACCATTATTACCACCAAAGAGTATTCTCCGGAAGAATTTGCGGCATTCGATGACGGGAAAGAAGCGGCTGAGGAAAAATCGAAATTCAGCGATATTTTTAAAGACTTTGCGAATATTCCTGTTCAGATGAAAAAGCTGGGAATCGTTCAGTTTTTTTCGTGGTTTGCTTTATTTACGATGTGGGTATTTACAACCAGTGCTCTGGCAACTCATCATTTCGGGCTTTCTCCAGATGATACCCATTCAAAAGCATTCAACCAAGCAGGAGATTTAACGGGTGAACTATTTGGAATGTATAATCTTTGGGCTATCCCGTTTGCTTTCTTATTAACTCCGATTGCGAAAAAAATAGGCAAAAAACAGACTCATGCGCTCGCTTTAGTATTTGGAGGATTAGGATTGATTTCAATGTATTTTATTAAAGATAAAAGTCTGCTTTGGATTTCGATGATAGGACTTGGTTTTGCCTGGGCAAGTATTTTAGCAATGCCTTACGCGATGCTGATTGAAGTTATTCCTCAAAGGAAAATGGGAGTATATATGGGGATATTCAATTTCTTTATTGTGATTCCTCAAATTATAAACGGACTTTTTGGAGGACCGATTGTAAGCGGTATTTTTGGAGACTACGCGATAGATTATGTAGTGGTAGGAGGTGTCTGTATGCTGATAGGAGCGGTTGTAACAATGATTTTTATTAAATCTGAAGATGAAACGCCGAAAGAAATACAAAAAGAAATCCAGCAGGTTCATTTTTAA
- a CDS encoding GMC family oxidoreductase produces MYDIIIIGSGAGGSTMAYRLAGTGKKILVIERGDYVPLEKENWDSVEVFEKNRYTTTDLWLDKHDKPFRPGTHYNVGGNTKFYGAALFRLREEDFKEINHYGGVSPAWPIQYEDLKDYYLEAEKLFHVHGKRGSDPTEPYDSEPYPNPALPHEPRIQEIVDELIDYGLHPFELPIGVNFKPHKAANAPYTLDRFDGFPDASERKGDAHLCTLSKALEYPNVELMVNTKVLKLNTDSSGTKISEVVVEQNGETKTLASDLVILSAGAVNSAAVLLESKNDQFPNGLANTSDQVGRNYMFHQNSALIALYTEPNFTKFGKTFGINDFYHASRGYEFPLGHIQMLGKSDEHQIKADSPVPAPGFTFELMAEHAVDFWLTSEDLPDPENRVTVENGQIKISYSENNQKGHELLKAELIKALKASGKFETFLFKGFYFSKGMDIASPAHQNGTTKMGTDPKTSVVDINCKAHDLQNLYIVDGGFFVSSGAVNPALTIIAMALRVGDYLKSHVLTS; encoded by the coding sequence ATGTACGACATCATCATTATAGGAAGCGGAGCAGGAGGTTCAACAATGGCATACAGGCTGGCCGGCACTGGAAAAAAAATTCTGGTCATAGAAAGAGGAGATTATGTTCCCCTAGAAAAAGAAAACTGGGATTCTGTAGAAGTTTTTGAAAAGAACAGGTATACTACGACTGATCTGTGGCTGGATAAGCATGATAAGCCGTTTCGTCCGGGAACCCATTACAATGTAGGAGGAAATACCAAATTCTATGGGGCAGCCTTATTCCGCCTGAGAGAAGAAGACTTTAAAGAAATTAATCATTACGGAGGGGTTTCTCCAGCGTGGCCTATTCAATATGAAGATTTAAAGGACTATTATCTTGAAGCTGAAAAATTATTCCACGTCCACGGTAAAAGAGGTTCAGATCCTACGGAACCTTATGATTCCGAGCCTTATCCTAATCCGGCACTGCCACACGAACCAAGAATTCAGGAGATCGTTGATGAATTAATTGATTATGGACTTCATCCCTTTGAACTTCCCATTGGCGTTAATTTTAAACCCCACAAAGCAGCAAATGCTCCTTATACCTTAGACCGCTTTGATGGTTTTCCAGATGCTTCAGAAAGAAAAGGAGATGCTCATCTCTGCACATTATCAAAAGCTTTGGAATATCCGAATGTTGAATTGATGGTTAATACAAAGGTTTTAAAATTAAATACTGACAGTTCAGGAACGAAGATTTCTGAAGTAGTGGTAGAACAAAACGGGGAAACAAAAACACTGGCTTCAGATCTGGTTATTCTTTCTGCGGGTGCCGTCAACTCTGCTGCAGTACTTTTAGAAAGTAAAAATGACCAGTTTCCAAACGGCCTTGCCAATACTTCAGATCAGGTAGGCAGAAACTATATGTTTCATCAAAACTCGGCATTGATCGCTTTATATACTGAACCCAATTTTACAAAATTCGGAAAAACATTCGGAATCAATGATTTTTACCACGCCAGCCGCGGATATGAATTTCCTTTAGGGCACATTCAAATGCTGGGGAAATCTGATGAACACCAGATCAAAGCCGACAGTCCGGTTCCGGCACCCGGTTTTACTTTTGAATTAATGGCCGAGCACGCCGTTGATTTCTGGCTTACTTCAGAAGATCTCCCGGATCCTGAAAACAGAGTGACAGTAGAAAACGGGCAGATCAAGATAAGCTATTCTGAGAACAATCAAAAAGGACATGAGCTTTTGAAAGCTGAATTGATCAAAGCATTAAAAGCATCAGGAAAATTTGAAACATTTTTATTCAAAGGATTTTATTTCAGTAAAGGAATGGATATTGCTTCACCCGCCCATCAAAACGGAACCACTAAAATGGGAACAGATCCTAAAACTTCTGTAGTAGATATTAATTGTAAAGCACACGATTTACAAAACCTTTATATTGTAGACGGCGGATTTTTTGTTTCCAGCGGGGCTGTGAATCCTGCACTTACAATTATTGCAATGGCACTCAGGGTGGGGGATTATCTTAAAAGTCATGTGCTGACCTCATGA
- a CDS encoding MFS transporter: MNSKIVTIVIVFLLAFFTGVNFVVFPALGTAFTDGSVFGLSSSQFGNLFIPQVVCIIISCLGAPFLVNKFGPKIILTAGLLLMILSTGILWMLQYFMQDKSLLFPVLMILVAFTGSGFGLSITTLNPLAASLFEDKKSSAILILQFLVGLGTSTSPLMMNLIGNVKNWMYVPGSIFILVTVIFIIFLFLKLEKGTFFELPSHFKIPYKLWIFFTAIILYGFIEGTFGSFGAVILKNQGLDNNKASLGLSLFWGGIAVNRLLFGIFSKRFNLSYVFLISPLLVGALIFLLLIDPGVHIILLMMFLIGFFMGSIFPGSIGWGTVEFPTLSVLVSGFLMAANQIGTGIVTNVLGSFSNYTDAIFQFLIFCMLAICALLFYLKRNSKIKEAF; encoded by the coding sequence ATGAATTCTAAAATAGTTACTATTGTCATCGTATTTTTATTAGCTTTTTTTACAGGAGTTAATTTTGTGGTGTTTCCGGCCTTGGGAACAGCTTTTACAGATGGATCGGTCTTCGGGCTTTCTTCCTCGCAATTTGGAAATCTGTTTATTCCGCAGGTGGTCTGTATTATCATTTCATGTTTAGGAGCTCCGTTTTTGGTCAATAAATTCGGGCCGAAGATCATTCTCACCGCTGGATTACTGCTGATGATCCTCTCTACGGGTATTTTATGGATGCTGCAGTATTTTATGCAGGACAAATCATTATTATTTCCGGTATTAATGATTTTAGTAGCATTTACAGGCTCAGGTTTTGGACTTTCTATCACCACTTTGAATCCTTTAGCAGCAAGTTTATTTGAAGATAAAAAATCCTCTGCTATTTTGATCCTGCAGTTTTTAGTAGGATTAGGAACCTCTACGTCTCCTCTGATGATGAATCTTATCGGAAATGTAAAAAACTGGATGTATGTTCCCGGTTCTATCTTTATTTTAGTAACGGTTATTTTTATTATTTTTCTATTTTTAAAACTCGAAAAAGGAACTTTTTTTGAACTTCCAAGCCACTTTAAAATTCCTTACAAGCTGTGGATCTTTTTCACAGCAATTATTCTATACGGTTTTATTGAAGGAACTTTTGGAAGCTTTGGTGCGGTTATACTAAAAAATCAAGGACTCGACAATAATAAAGCTAGTTTAGGACTTTCGCTGTTTTGGGGCGGAATTGCTGTCAACCGGCTTCTTTTCGGGATTTTTTCAAAAAGATTTAATTTATCTTATGTTTTTCTGATCTCTCCTTTATTAGTAGGTGCTTTGATTTTTTTACTGTTGATTGATCCCGGCGTTCATATTATTCTATTAATGATGTTTCTCATCGGCTTCTTTATGGGCAGTATATTTCCCGGATCTATCGGATGGGGAACGGTTGAGTTTCCCACATTATCAGTTTTGGTTTCGGGATTTTTGATGGCAGCCAATCAGATCGGAACCGGGATTGTTACAAATGTCTTAGGAAGTTTTTCAAATTATACTGATGCCATATTTCAGTTTTTGATCTTTTGCATGCTGGCGATCTGCGCTTTACTTTTCTATCTTAAAAGAAACTCTAAAATTAAAGAAGCTTTTTAA
- a CDS encoding pirin family protein: MKTVYHKADSRGHADHGWLKSYHTFSFANYQNSERSNFGVLRVLNDDTVSQGMGFGTHPHRDMEIISIPLEGDLEHKDSMGTTAVIKKGEIQVMSAGTGIMHSEYNKNKDEAVKFLQIWIFPREVNVEPRYDQIDITKDEKINGFQQILSPDKNDAGVWIHQDAWFNLAKFTKGNGKNYTMHKNGNGVYAFVLKGSAKVGDRILNERDGLGIWDTQSFNIEAAEDTEILLMEVPMELPSYLK; the protein is encoded by the coding sequence ATGAAAACAGTATATCATAAAGCAGATTCAAGAGGCCATGCAGATCACGGATGGTTAAAAAGCTATCACACATTCAGCTTTGCCAATTATCAAAACTCAGAAAGATCAAACTTTGGAGTTTTAAGAGTATTGAATGACGATACCGTTTCTCAGGGAATGGGATTTGGAACCCATCCGCACAGAGATATGGAAATCATTTCTATTCCTTTGGAAGGGGATCTTGAGCATAAAGATTCAATGGGAACTACGGCAGTTATTAAAAAAGGAGAGATTCAGGTAATGAGTGCAGGAACAGGGATCATGCACAGCGAATACAACAAAAATAAAGATGAAGCGGTGAAGTTTTTACAGATCTGGATTTTCCCAAGAGAAGTAAATGTAGAACCTAGATATGACCAGATCGATATTACAAAAGATGAAAAGATCAATGGTTTCCAGCAGATATTATCACCCGATAAAAATGATGCAGGTGTCTGGATCCATCAGGATGCATGGTTCAATTTAGCTAAATTCACTAAAGGAAACGGCAAAAACTATACAATGCACAAAAATGGAAACGGAGTGTATGCTTTTGTTTTAAAAGGAAGCGCAAAAGTAGGCGACAGAATTTTAAATGAAAGAGACGGATTAGGAATCTGGGATACTCAGAGTTTTAATATAGAAGCTGCAGAAGACACGGAAATTCTTTTAATGGAAGTCCCTATGGAACTGCCGTCTTATCTTAAATAA
- a CDS encoding NAD(P)H-dependent oxidoreductase, translating to MKVLAIAGSNSDVSMNKQLVTYASTMFGENAAVEVVDLNPFEMPIYKHERELAGGVPQEAKDLAEKIDNADVLLVSLSEHNGTYSTAFKNVFDWVSRIKDRTVWNEIPMLLMATAPGARGGAGVLEAASKRFPFHGGNIVDTFSLPFFNDNFDKAAQKISNEEKDSELKEKINKIAAIETILEK from the coding sequence ATGAAGGTTTTAGCAATAGCAGGAAGTAATTCCGATGTTTCAATGAATAAGCAGTTAGTAACCTATGCGTCTACAATGTTTGGGGAAAATGCAGCGGTAGAAGTTGTAGATTTAAATCCTTTTGAAATGCCGATTTATAAGCATGAAAGAGAGCTTGCGGGAGGGGTTCCTCAGGAAGCAAAGGATTTAGCAGAAAAAATAGATAATGCAGACGTGCTTTTAGTTTCTTTATCAGAACATAACGGTACTTATTCTACAGCTTTTAAGAACGTTTTCGATTGGGTTTCAAGAATCAAGGACAGAACAGTATGGAACGAAATACCAATGCTTTTAATGGCTACAGCTCCTGGAGCAAGAGGTGGAGCAGGGGTTTTGGAGGCTGCTTCAAAACGTTTTCCTTTCCATGGAGGTAATATTGTAGATACATTTTCACTGCCCTTCTTTAATGATAATTTTGATAAAGCAGCACAAAAGATCTCTAATGAAGAAAAAGACAGCGAATTAAAAGAAAAGATCAATAAGATTGCGGCCATCGAAACGATCTTAGAAAAATAG